The proteins below come from a single Triticum aestivum cultivar Chinese Spring chromosome 5D, IWGSC CS RefSeq v2.1, whole genome shotgun sequence genomic window:
- the LOC100049047 gene encoding methyl-CpG-binding domain-containing protein 11: MATGGDRAAEELVSVEMPAPEGWTKKFTPQSRGRSEIVFVSPTGEEIKNKRQLNSYLKANPGGPTSSEFDWSTGDTPRRSARISEKVKVFDSPEGEKIPKRSRNSSGRKGKQEKKEDPETEEDKEAEAGTEAPSEDVAKSTDVEMTIAEAIDAAKSTDVEMKPAEANDAAKNADVEMKVAEEVKAAPSEDAGKTEDSTPAPVEHKEDVKPAESDVAPAPAAEDKKEDVKPAETDAPPAPTVEDKKEDVKPAEADAPPAPAVEDKEDAKPAEADAPPAPAVEDKEDAKPAEADAAPAPAVEDKKEDVKSSEADAAPLVSSEKVKAEEAPPVSSEEVKTEEAPPVSSEGAKTEEVAPPASKPTENSVAAPSEPAIAPAPAAVSETKSDAAAVDSQPGAATNESPSAVNNGQLSPGASTVKCT, encoded by the exons ATGGCCACCGGCGGCGACCGCGCGGCGGAGGAGCTGGTGTCCGTCGAGATGCCCGCGCCCGAGGGATGGACCAAGAAG TTTACTCCCCAGAGCAGGGGAAGATCTGAGATTGTTTTTGTttcaccaactggagaggaaattaagaACAAGAGGCAGCTGAACAGCTATCTGAAGGCAAACCCTGGAGGCCCCACTTCATCcgagtttgactggtcaactg GTGATACCCCAAGGCGTTCAGCTCGGATTAGCGAGAAAGTGAAGGTATTTGATAGCCCTGAGGGTGAAAAGATACCAAAGCGTAGTAGGAACTCAAGTGGAAGAAAGGGGAAGCAAGAGAAAAAAGAGGATCCTGAAACTGAAGAAGACAAAGAAGCTGAAGCTGGCACGGAGGCCCCTAGTGAAGATGTTGCAAAGAGCACTGATGTGGAGATGACGATTGCTGAGGCGATTGATGCTGCCAAGAGCACTGATGTGGAGATGAAGCCTGCCGAGGCGAATGATGCTGCAAAAAACGCAGATGTGGAGATGAAAGTTGCTGAAGAGGTGAAAGCTGCTCCTAGTGAAGATGCAGGGAAGACTGAAGACTCCACTCCAGCACCTGTAGAACACAAGGAAGATGTCAAACCAGCTGAGTCTGATGTCGCTCCGGCACCAGCGGCGGAGGACAAGAAGGAAGATGTCAAACCAGCTGAGACTGATGCCCCTCCAGCACCAACAGTGGAAGACAAGAAGGAAGATGTCAAGCCAGCTGAGGCCGATGCCCCTCCGGCACCAgcggttgaagacaaggaagacgCTAAGCCAGCTGAGGCTGATGCCCCTCCGGCACCAgcggttgaagacaaggaagacgCTAAGCCAGCTGAGGCTGATGCTGCTCCGGCACCAGCGGTGGAAGACAAGAAGGAAGATGTCAAGTCATCTGAGGCTGATGCCGCTCCTCTGGTGAGTTCGGAGAAGGTGAAGGCAGAGGAAGCTCCTCCGGTGAGTTCGGAGGAGGTGAAGACAGAGGAAGCTCCTCCGGTGAGTTCGGAGGGGGCGAAGACAGAGGAAGTAGCCCCTCCAGCGAGCAAGCCAACTGAGAACTCAGTTGCTGCTCCCAGCGAGCCTGCTATTGCTCCTGCACCTGCTGCAGTATCTGAAACCAAATCAGATGCCGCCGCAGTAGACAGCCAACCTGGCGCGGCCACCAATGAGTCGCCGTCCGCCGTCAACAATGGGCAGCTGTCGCCTGGCGCCTCGACGGTGAAGTGCACCTGA
- the LOC123119257 gene encoding RING-H2 finger protein ATL70, translated as MAALEIAFAAISVAVIIAIAYFLHTCSREATPVPMPPPPGAEEAAAAAGDVEMQAGMDEAAISALPKVVVRGGAGEASASSSSTSCAVCLGEYDRGDVLRVLPDCAHSFHRPCVDQWLRLRPSCPVCRTPPSTPAPAAPSPSQT; from the coding sequence ATGGCGGCGCTGGAGATCGCCTTCGCCGCCATCAGCGTCGCGGTCATCATCGCCATTGCCTACTTCCTCCACACGTGCTCGCGGGAGGCCACGCCTGTGCCGATGCCGCCGCCCCCCGGCGcggaggaggccgccgccgccgccggcgacgtcgAGATGCAGGCCGGGATGGACGAGGCCGCGATCAGCGCGCTGCCCAAGGTGGTGGTGcgcggcggggccggggaggcgtCGGCGTCCTCGTCGTCCACGAGCTGCGCGGTGTGCCTGGGGGAGTACGACCGGGGAGACGTGCTGCGGGTGCTGCCGGACTGCGCGCACTCGTTCCACCGGCCGTGCGTCGACCAGTGGCTGCGCCTCCGCCCCAGCTGCCCCGTCTGCCGCACGCCGCCGTCTACGCCGGCGCCGGCAGCCCCCTCGCCCAGCCAAACGtga